GGCTTCGGGGTTCTTGGTGACCTGGAAATCGACGGACAGCTGGGTGGCGTCGGTGGCGCTGTAGCCGATGTCCTTGAAAGACACCGATGACTGCGAGGAAGACGTGGTGACCCAAAAGAGGAGCCCGATGGCCACAAGGAGGACGGCAATGACGATGTTCCGCTTGGTTTTCCCTCCGAAGGCGCGCTTTTGGCTGCCGTAGCGATTGGCTAGGCTGGTAGTTGCCGGTAGCACCGTGCCCGATGGGTCTTCCGAAGTCACCCACCTAGTTTAGTGGGCTTCCGGCGCCTTCCCGCACACAGCGGAGCGGCACGCTTGAGAAATGCCTGAACAGTCCACAGCCAACAGCAAGCCCAGAACAGCATGACCCGGAAAGAGGAACCGTACCGGATGAGCACATCCACCAGCCCCGACACGCAGCTCCGGCTGCTCACCGTCCACGCACACCCGGACGACGAGTCAAGCAAGGGCGCGGCAACCATGGCGATGTATGCGGCTTCCGGCGTGGAGGTCATGGTGGCCACGTGCACCGACGGTTCCCGCGGGGACATCCAGAACCCGGCCATGGAGTCCGCTCCGCACCCGAAGCGCGACATGGCCGGCGCGCGCCGCTTGGAAATGAAGCAAGCTGCCGCGGTCCTGGGAATCAAGCAGCGGTGGTTGGGTTTCGTGGATTCCGGACTGCCCGACGGCGATCCGTTGCCACCCCTGCCTAGCGGCTGCTTTGCGCTTCAGCCCCTTGAGCGGGCGGCGGCACCGCTGGTCCGCTTGGTCCGCGACTTCAAGCCGCACGTCATCGTGAGCTACGACGAAAACGGCGGCTACCCGCACCCGGACCACATCATGGCCCACAAGGTTGCCGTCGAAGCTTTCCACGCGGCCGGCGACCCGGAGCGCTACCCGGGGACGGGCGAAAGCTGGGCGCCGAGCAAGCTGTACTACGACCGGGCCTTCAGCCCCGACCGTTTCCGTGCCTTGCATTTCGCACTCGAAGAAGCAGGACTGCAATCGCCGTATGCCGAACGCCTGGCTTCCTGGCTTGAAGCCGATGCTGAAGGCCATACTCCGCCGAGGCCGATGCACCAGACCACCACACAGGTGGATTGCGGCGACTACTTCGAGGCGCGTGACGACGCGCTCAGGGCGCATCGGACCCAGATTGATCCCCTTGGATTCTTCTTCGCGGTATCCCCGGAGATGCAGCGCAGGGCCTGGCCGTGGGAGGACTACACGCTGATCGACTCCCGTATCCCGACCGAACTGCCGGAAAAGGACCTGTTTGCAGGGCTAAGATAGGATCGCCGGCGATTTCTATCAAGCGTAGAAGTCGCCACCGGCTGGAAACTCCCATAGAAGGTTTGAACCGTGCACCACTTTCTCATCGCCCTGGCCACGACCCCGTCGCCTACCCCGACCCCGTCGCTGCGCCCCGGCTTGTCGGAAGACCAGGTGACCCCGGGCACCTGGGGTTTCGTCCTGACTGCCTTCATCGTGGTGCTCACGACCTTCCTGATCGTTGACATGGTGCGCCGGATCCGGCGGGTACGCTACCGCGCCCAGGTTGAGGAAGCCCTGACCGCGGAAGACTCCGACGGCGATGCAGGCTCCGGAGCCCGCTGACCCGGGCACCACCCGGGAATGGCCGGGGGCGTCCAACGCCCTCGGTTCGGAACCGTCTGCCTATCTCCGCCAGCATGCGGACAATCCGGTGCACTGGCGGCCGTTCGGCGATGAGGCCTTCGCGTTCGCGGCGGCCCGCGATGTTCCGGTTTTTCTCTCCATCGGCTATGCCGCGTGCCACTGGTGCCACGTCATGGCCCACGAGTCCTTCGAAGACCGGGACACGGCCGACTACCTGAACGCCCATTTCGTTGCCGTCAAGGTAGACCGCGAAGAACGCCCCGACGTGGACTCGATCTACATGGCAGCCACCCAGGCGATCAGCGGCGAGGGCGGCTGGCCGATGTCCGTCTTCCTGACCCCGGATGGTTTGGCCTTCCATGCAGGCACCTATTTCCCGCCGACCCCACAGCCCGGGAGGCCGTCCTTCCGCCAGGTGCTCGAAGCGGTGCGCGAGGCGTGGCTGGAGCGCCGCGACGCCGTCGAGCAGAACGCGCGGGGGCTTGCCGCCGGCATGGCCAATGCCCAGCTCGCCTCGGCGGTGTTCCTCGACAGACCGTCCGAAAACCTGGACAGAAGCCTGCTGTCGGAAGCCGTGCGTCTTCTCGCCCGCTCGGAAGACCCCGACGGCGGCGGCTTCGGCGGCGCTCCCAAGTTCCCGCCGTCGGCCGTTCTTGAGTTCCTGATTCGGCATGCTGCCGTGCCGTCGGACACCTCGGACGCAGCCCGCGACATGGCGGGCCGCACTCTCGCCGCGATGGCCCGTTCCGCACTGTGCGACCAGCTCGACGGCGGATTCGCCCGGTATTCCGTGACCGCGGATTGGTCCGTGCCGCATTTCGAGAAGATGCTTTATGACAATGCCCAGCTTCTTCGCGTCTACGTCCACTGGGTCCGGCTCCAGGGTGATTGGGTCCTGGCGGCCGGCGAGGCCGCGAGTGTGGCGTCGCGGGTGGCGGACTGGATGCTGGATTCGCTCGGCGTGGACGATCCCGCAATCCCGGGCGGACTCGCTTCCTCGCTTGACGCCGACGCCATGGTGGACGGAGTTCATCATGAAGGTGCGTCCTACCTGTGGACTCCCGCAAGCCTCGAAGCCGTGCTTGGTCCGGGGGACGGCGTGGGCGTGGCCCGGATGATGAACGTGGGGCCGTCCGGGACGGTTTCGGAGCTCGGGTCTCCGCTCCATCCCGGGCGCCGGCTGTCCGGCGCGGAATCGCGGTTGTGGAACCGTGTCAGGCCCGCCCTGCGCACCGCACGCTCGGCCCGCCCCCAGCCTGCCCGGGACGACAAGGTCGTGGCGGGTTGGAACGGCCTGGCCGTCGCGGCCCTTGCCGAAGCCGGCGCAGTCCTGGACAGGCCGGAACTGGTGACTGCGGCGGAAAGCGTGGCCGAGTACCTGATGCGCGTGCATTGGCGCCCGGCGGCCGGCCCCGAAACATCCACGCCCGGCGCGGGGGTGCTGATCAGGGTCTCGCACGACGGGGTTGCGCGGGGGATCAGCGGCCTGTTGGAAGACTACGCGTTTTGTGCCGAAGGCTTCCTGGCTCTCTACGCCGTGACTGGCCAGCGGCGCTGGTACGTATTTGCGGAGGAGCTGATCAGCGGAGCCTGCGCGCGCTTCGTGGCGGACGGCAGGTTGTCGGACTCCGTGGGGGAGTCGGCCCAGGTATTCAACGCGCAGGGCCAGCACGCGGGCCTGGACCCCTTCGACAACGCGGCGCCGAGCGGCGCGGCGGCCTTTGCCGGAGTGTTGCTGAGCTATGCGGCGTATTCCGGTTCGCATGAGCACAGGGCCATGGCAAGCAGCATCCTGTCGCTCCTGCCGCCGATGGCCGGGCGGGCGCCCAGAGTAGCTGGATGGCTGCTCGCGACCGCCCAGGCGGCCGTCGCCGGCCCCATAGAGGCCGCTGTCTCCGGCCCTCCAAGCCGGAAACAGCGGGAACTCCATCGTGCTCTGCTGGCTTCGCCGAGCCCCGGGCTGGTGGTGGCGGTCCAGACCGGTGTGGCTGGCGAAAAAGCGGCCGACGACGGCGCGCCGCCCGGGTCCCGCGCTAAAGAACCGGAGGTGCCACTGCTTGAGTCCCGCACGGCTGCCGCGGACGGCTCGCCACAGGTGTATTTGTGCCGGGGGATGGTGTGTGACCTGCCGCTTGGCTCTATCGAGGAAGTCGTGCAGCGCCTTGACGCGATGACGGAGGCCGCAGGCTAGCTCAGCACGGCAATCATGATCGCGGCGAAATGTGCGGCGAAGGCCAGCACTGTGAAGGCGTGGAAGAGTTCATGGAAGCCGAAGTTCAACGGACTGAAGTTGGGCCTCTTGATCCCGTAGAAAACGGCGCCAGCGATGTAGAGGGCCCCGCCCACACAGATCAGGATCGCGGCCGGAACGTTCGCCGCGAAGAACTCCGGCAAATAGAACAACGCCCCGCAGCCCAGTGCGACGTAGATGGGCACGTAGAGCCAACGTGGAGCGCCGGTCCAAAGAACCCGGAAGAGCACGCCCAGCAGTG
This genomic interval from Arthrobacter sp. FW306-2-2C-D06B contains the following:
- a CDS encoding DUF4307 domain-containing protein; its protein translation is MTSEDPSGTVLPATTSLANRYGSQKRAFGGKTKRNIVIAVLLVAIGLLFWVTTSSSQSSVSFKDIGYSATDATQLSVDFQVTKNPEATAKCAVKAMDSKFAVVGWKVVEIGPNAPKAGADGGQTTAQRTILRTESEAVSAVVDNCWIVDGSK
- the mca gene encoding mycothiol conjugate amidase Mca translates to MSTSTSPDTQLRLLTVHAHPDDESSKGAATMAMYAASGVEVMVATCTDGSRGDIQNPAMESAPHPKRDMAGARRLEMKQAAAVLGIKQRWLGFVDSGLPDGDPLPPLPSGCFALQPLERAAAPLVRLVRDFKPHVIVSYDENGGYPHPDHIMAHKVAVEAFHAAGDPERYPGTGESWAPSKLYYDRAFSPDRFRALHFALEEAGLQSPYAERLASWLEADAEGHTPPRPMHQTTTQVDCGDYFEARDDALRAHRTQIDPLGFFFAVSPEMQRRAWPWEDYTLIDSRIPTELPEKDLFAGLR
- a CDS encoding thioredoxin domain-containing protein, whose product is MQAPEPADPGTTREWPGASNALGSEPSAYLRQHADNPVHWRPFGDEAFAFAAARDVPVFLSIGYAACHWCHVMAHESFEDRDTADYLNAHFVAVKVDREERPDVDSIYMAATQAISGEGGWPMSVFLTPDGLAFHAGTYFPPTPQPGRPSFRQVLEAVREAWLERRDAVEQNARGLAAGMANAQLASAVFLDRPSENLDRSLLSEAVRLLARSEDPDGGGFGGAPKFPPSAVLEFLIRHAAVPSDTSDAARDMAGRTLAAMARSALCDQLDGGFARYSVTADWSVPHFEKMLYDNAQLLRVYVHWVRLQGDWVLAAGEAASVASRVADWMLDSLGVDDPAIPGGLASSLDADAMVDGVHHEGASYLWTPASLEAVLGPGDGVGVARMMNVGPSGTVSELGSPLHPGRRLSGAESRLWNRVRPALRTARSARPQPARDDKVVAGWNGLAVAALAEAGAVLDRPELVTAAESVAEYLMRVHWRPAAGPETSTPGAGVLIRVSHDGVARGISGLLEDYAFCAEGFLALYAVTGQRRWYVFAEELISGACARFVADGRLSDSVGESAQVFNAQGQHAGLDPFDNAAPSGAAAFAGVLLSYAAYSGSHEHRAMASSILSLLPPMAGRAPRVAGWLLATAQAAVAGPIEAAVSGPPSRKQRELHRALLASPSPGLVVAVQTGVAGEKAADDGAPPGSRAKEPEVPLLESRTAAADGSPQVYLCRGMVCDLPLGSIEEVVQRLDAMTEAAG